A single genomic interval of Spinacia oleracea cultivar Varoflay chromosome 6, BTI_SOV_V1, whole genome shotgun sequence harbors:
- the LOC130459107 gene encoding probable non-specific lipid-transfer protein 2: MSHLIIIFLALLLMLSYNSVISQEQTGGDTLPCNEVINELSPCLSYLNKQYSSPSSFCCQGANYVWKQYGKKKKQRRGVCECLESVLPLIGQIDGSVISAIPQQCGLKIKIPPINGDFNCSMIH, translated from the exons ATGAGTCACCTTATCATCATATTCCTAGCTCTTCTCTTAATGCTTTCCTACAACTCTGTGATAAGCCAAGAACAAACGGGAGGAGATACACTTCCGTGTAATGAGGTGATTAACGAGCTATCACCGTGTTTATCTTACCTTAATAAGCAATATTCATCTCCCTCGAGTTTTTGCTGTCAAGGTGCTAACTATGTTTGGAAGCAATatgggaagaagaagaaacaaAGACGAGGAGTCTGCGAGTGTCTCGAGTCTGTACTGCCACTCATAGGTCAGATTGATGGTTCAGTCATCTCTGCTATACCTCAACAGTGTGGGTTGAAGATCAAAATTCCTCCTATCAATGGAGACTTCAATTGTTCTAT GATACATTGA
- the LOC110786411 gene encoding RING-H2 finger protein ATL20-like: protein MNRLALIFSIITLNLNLLFPQHLLTVAELCSPFSCNHHANDPIQFPFSVPENQTTRCGFPGFDLSCNSDGQTLFPLGEAGHLIVGEISYMDQILLVSDPNQCIPKRVIELNHRWPSSFRFYPYESPYTFLNCSRTNGTTLEMSMLPGDTSIVSCMSGGNYTVVAAFDSTAEEKMLERGREWKCEMIERVNVAFWGPGMQYEYDYDRHGYYPMDLSNVFVQLGWDIPGCGDCMVRGGSCGLVGDSGLEVACYIPASSSSGLPKSAKYGLILGAGIPGLVCIVGLTFYTSSRVSARRNQTRRYTNTESSPSIFPQPIILTLGLDLPTIESYPKTILGESKRLPKPSDNICPICLSEYQPKEALRSIPECNHYFHADCIDEWLRMNATCPLCRNSPQSSSGVAGSGR from the exons ATGAATAGATTAGCGTTAATTTTCTCTATCATCACCCTCAACCTCAACCTCCTCTTCCCACAACACCTACTAACAGTTGCAGAACTCTGTTCTCCCTTCTCTTGCAACCACCACGCAAATGACCCGATCCAATTCCCATTTTCGGTACCCGAAAATCAAACCACCAGGTGCGGGTTCCCCGGGTTTGACCTCTCTTGCAACTCCGACGGTCAGACCCTCTTTCCTCTTGGTGAAGCCGGTCACCTTATTGTTGGGGAAATTTCATACATGGACCAAATCCTTTTAGTATCCGACCCGAATCAATGTATCCCTAAACGGGTCATTGAATTAAACCATAGGTGGCCTTCCTCCTTCAGGTTCTACCCTTACGAATCACCTTACACTTTCCTTAACTGCTCCAGAACGAATGGAACGACGCTGGAAATGAGCATGCTTCCTGGGGATACTTCAATAGTTTCGTGTATGAGTGGCGGGAATTACACGGTGGTGGCGGCGTTCGATAGCACCGCCGAGGAGAAGATGTTGGAGAGAGGAAGGGAGTGGAAGTGTGAGATGATCGAGAGGGTAAACGTTGCGTTTTGGGGGCCTGGGATGCAGTACGAGTACGATTACGATAGGCATGGGTATTATCCCATGGATTTGAGTAATGTGTTTGTGCAACTGGGTTGGGATATTCCGGGTTGTGGTGATTGTATGGTTCGTGGTGGGTCTTGTGGGTTGGTGGGTGATTCGGGCCTCGAAGTTGCTTGCTACATTCCTGCCTCTTCTTCTTCCG GCTTGCCAAAAAGCGCCAAATACGGCCTAATACTAGGAGCAGGAATACCAGGACTTGTATGCATTGTTGGTTTAACATTCTACACCAGCAGCAGGGTCAGTGCTCGTCGTAATCAGACTCGTCGTTACACAAACACTGAATCCTCACCTTCAATATTCCCTCAACCAATTATCCTAACATTAGGCCTCGATCTTCCCACCATAGAATCATACCCAAAAACCATACTAGGAGAAAGTAAACGACTCCCAAAACCCAGTGATAACATCTGCCCTATATGCTTGTCAGAGTATCAGCCTAAAGAGGCTTTGAGGTCTATACCAGAATGTAATCACTACTTCCATGCTGACTGTATTGATGAATGGCTTAGAATGAATGCTACTTGCCCTCTTTGTAGGAACTCGCCTCAATCATCCTCTGGGGTTGCTGGTAGTGGTCGCTAG
- the LOC130464218 gene encoding uncharacterized protein: MHGIPLLFSILTLNLLFTQHLQAVELCSPFYCNQNVNDPIQFPFWVPENQTARCGFPWFGLTCNSDGQTLFPLGDAGHLIVGEISYLDQILLLSDPNRCIPKRVLELNHRWPDSFRFYPYGSPYTFLNCSRTNGTTLDMSMFPGDTSVVSCMSGGNYTVVAAFGRAAEEKMLEREGEWKCEMIDRVNAAFWWPEKQYGYGYDYRNGYYPMDLSNVYLQGSNTRPLC, encoded by the coding sequence ATGCATGGAATTCCGTTACTTTTCTCTATCCTCACCCTCAACCTCCTCTTCACACAACACCTACAAGCAGTTGAACTCTGTTCTCCCTTCTATTGCAACCAAAACGTAAATGACCCGATCCAATTCCCATTTTGGGTACCCGAAAACCAAACCGCCAGGTGCGGGTTCCCCTGGTTTGGCCTCACTTGCAACTCCGACGGTCAGACACTCTTTCCTCTAGGTGACGCCGGTCACCTTATTGTTGGGGAAATATCATACCTGGACCAAATCCTCTTGTTATCCGACCCGAATCGCTGCATCCCTAAACGGGTCCTTGAATTAAACCATAGGTGGCCAGACTCTTTCAGGTTCTACCCTTACGGATCACCTTACACTTTCCTTAACTGCTCTAGAACGAATGGGACGACGCTGGACATGAGCATGTTTCCCGGGGATACTTCAGTAGTTTCGTGTATGAGTGGCGGGAATTACACGGTGGTGGCCGCGTTCGGTCGCGCGGCCGAGGAGAAGATGTTGGAGAGAGAAGGGGAGTGGAAATGTGAGATGATCGACAGGGTAAACGCTGCGTTTTGGTGGCCTGAGAAGCAATACGGGTACGGGTACGATTATAGGAACGGGTATTATCCCATGGATTTGAGTAATGTGTATCTGCAAGGATCGAACACcagacctctttgttaa
- the LOC130464217 gene encoding putative RING-H2 finger protein ATL21A: MNKFPLIFSLLTLNLLFSQHLLASNELCSPFSCNQHRYDPIQFPFWVPKNQTSRCGYPGFDVSCNSYGQTLIPLNSGHGHLIIEGMSYPDQLLWVSDPKKCIPKRVLDFTHTWPALLRFGPLESTYTYLNCSGTKLDPSVLPMGTSVISCMSGSNHTVVAAFDHEAETKMLERGGERKCEVIERVNAAFWWPEMRYGYEYRHGDEYRHGYYPIDDLSNVFVQLGWDIPSCGDCILRGGSCGLVGDSGIEVACYIPASSSSERMERRWK, from the exons ATGAATAAATTTCcgttaattttctctctcctcaccctCAACCTCCTCTTCTCACAACACCTTTTAGCATCTAATGAACTCTGTTCTCCCTTCTCTTGCAACCAACACAGATATGATCCGATCCAATTCCCATTTTGGGTACCCAAAAACCAAACCTCTAGGTGCGGGTACCCCGGGTTCGACGTCTCTTGTAACTCATACGGTCAAACACTCATTCCTCTCAACTCCGGCCACGGTCACCTGATTATTGAGGGTATGTCATACCCAGACCAACTACTCTGGGTATCCGACCCGAAAAAATGCATCCCTAAACGGGTCCTTGACTTCACCCATACGTGGCCTGCCCTTTTAAGGTTCGGACCTCTGGAATCAACTTACACTTACCTTAATTGCTCAGGAACGAAGCTAGACCCGAGCGTGCTTCCCATGGGTACTTCAGTAATTTCGTGTATGAGTGGCAGCAATCATACAGTAGTGGCCGCGTTCGATCATGAGGCGGAGACGAAGATGTTGGAGAGAGGAGGGGAAAGGAAGTGTGAGGTGATCGAGAGAGTAAACGCTGCGTTTTGGTGGCCGGAGATGCGGTACGGGTATGAGTACAGACACGGGGATGAGTACCGGCACGGGTATTACCCGATTGATGATTTGAGTAATGTGTTTGTGCAATTGGGTTGGGATATTCCGAGTTGCGGGGATTGTATACTTCGTGGCGGGTCTTGTGGGTTGGTGGGTGATTCGGGCATTGAAGTTGCTTGCTATATTCCTGCGTCATCTTCTTCCG AACGAATGGAACGACGCTGGAAATGA
- the LOC110786410 gene encoding uncharacterized protein, protein MDDVFEDDNEKETCTLNEYLDDIEEREMEAEMVLGGDDGDECTYSKGYLKRQAIFSCLTCTPEGNAGFCTACSLSCHEGHEIVELWTKRNFRCDCGNSKFGCFICKLQPSKDIENAENSYNHNFKGTYCTCDRPYPDPSVEEEEEMIQCCVCEDWYHREHLGLESSEKIPVNEEGEVLYEDLICPGCSAACSFLAFYPQNIFVAPSKHEVVANDEKGKGILEETSSTCATTVKIMDTSCDHLKPCDGGDIKPGNISSSEKLVSAEMPEKALSLNKCSQDGSSGTSCQLGFDIGAAPPPVERKKGIFLIKNWRDTLCRCEKCSNFYKQKRVSFLIDKDDSIAEYEKRAQQRREERLQKQEGAFNNLGHVEKVEIMSGIVEMKDEMDAFFANRDASQAVTSADIYELFDNLKRKRRREM, encoded by the exons ATGGATGATGTGTTTGAAGATGATAATGAAAAGGAGACCTGCACTCTCAATGAGTACCTGGATGACATCGAAGAACGCGAAATG GAAGCTGAAATGGTCTTGGGTGGTGATGATGGAGATGAGTGTACATACTCGAAAGGTTATTTGAAAAGGCAAGCCATATTTTCATGTTTGACATGCACTCCTGAAGGAAATGCTGGATTTTGCACTGCATGTAGCCTTTCTTGCCATGAAGGACACGAG ATTGTGGAGCTATGGACCAAGAGAAACTTTAGGTGTGATTGTGGAAATTCTAAGTTTGGCTGCTTCATCTGTAAGCTTCAGCCAAGTAAGGACATAGAAAATGCGGAGAACTCTTATAACCATAACTTCAAAGGTACATACTGTACTTGTGATCGCCCTTATCCTGATCCTAGTGTTGAAGAGGAGGAAGAGATGATACAGTGTTGTGTATGCGAAGATTGGTATCACAGGGAGCATCTTGGTCTCGAGTCCTCTGAAAAG ATTCCCGTGAACGAGGAAGGGGAGGTTTTATACGAGGATCTTATTTGCCCAGGATGTTCAGCAGCTTGTTCTTTCTTAGCCTTTTATCCCCAGAACATCTTTGTTGCTCCTAGTAAGCATGAGGTGGTTGCAAATGATGAAAAAGGGAAAGGAATACTAGAAGAGACTTCATCTACCTGTGCCACCACTGTCAAAATAATGGATACTAGCTGTGACCACTTGAAACCATGTGATGGTGGTGATATTAAGCCTGGGAATATATCTAGTAGCGAGAAGTTGGTTTCAGCAGAAATGCCTGAGAAAGCGTTGAGCTTGAATAAATGCAGTCAAGATGGAAGCTCGGGTACTTCTTGTCAGCTTGGTTTTGATATTGGGGCTGCACCACCACCAGTGGAAAGGAAAAAGGGTATATTCCTTATAAAGAACTGGAGGGATACCCTCTGCCGATGTGAAAAATGTTCTAATTTCTACAAACAGAAGCGTGTCAGTTTTCTGATTGACAAGGATGATTCAATTGCGGAGTATGAGAAGAGGGCACAGCAGAGAAGGGAAGAAAGGCTGCAGAAACAGGAGGGTGCCTTCAATAACCTTGGTCATGTAGAAAAAGTGGAAATTATGAGTGGCATTGTGGAAATGAAAGATGAGATGGATGCTTTCTTT GCAAATCGTGATGCATCACAGGCAGTTACGTCTGCTGATATTTATGAACTATTTGACAACCTCAAAAGGAAACGCCGCCGTGAAATGTAA
- the LOC110786358 gene encoding uncharacterized protein: protein MGNCMETCKVNRFKGGGGEESGKSKEENGGIEMICKEGDFVKNVASNKNGLRVKMVLTKEELQWLMMQLSNRDGNGGKRIEDVLGELEKGRKKVSGHSWKPSLDSITEIPEVVEMNR from the coding sequence atgggAAATTGTATGGAAACTTGCAAGGTTAATAGATTCAAAGGAGGGGGAGGAGAAGAGAGCGGGAAATCGAAAGAAGAAAACGGGGGAATTGAAATGATTTGTAAAGAAGGAGACTTTGTGAAGAACGTTGCGAGTAATAAAAATggtttaagagtaaaaatggtTTTGACTAAAGAAGAGTTACAATGGTTGATGATGCAGTTGAGTAACAGAGATGGCAATGGAGGAAAGAGGATTGAAGATGTTTTAGGGGAGCTTGAGAAGGGAAGAAAGAAAGTTTCAGGTCATTCTTGGAAACCTTCTCTTGATAGTATAACTGAAATCCCTGAAGTTGTTGAGATGAATAGATGA